A region from the Thalassophryne amazonica chromosome 2, fThaAma1.1, whole genome shotgun sequence genome encodes:
- the LOC117501766 gene encoding probable C-mannosyltransferase DPY19L3 produces MQLLAGIKLCTGRVLTNHPHYEDKDLRERTRQVYQVYARRSPEEVHDILRAAGADYVVLENSICYERRHRRGCRLRDLLDLANGHIMDGPGEDDPDLVPASHPRFCEAIKTDAAAYTALFTRTFQNKTFHVYRLKKKCKKSAKSLGEPDVTP; encoded by the exons ATGCAGTTGCTGGCTGGAATCAAGCTGTGCACAGGCAGAGTTCTCACCAACCACCCCCATTATGAAGATAAAGACCTGCGGGAGCGGACCAGGCAG GTGTACCAGGTGTACGCGCGCCGTTCCCCGGAGGAAGTGCACGACATACTGAGAGCTGCCGGCGCCGACTACGTGGTGCTGGAAAACAGCATCTGTTATGAGAGAAGGCACAGACGAGGCTGCAGACTCAGAGACCTGCTCGACCTCGCTAACGGACAC ATCATGGACGGACCAGGAGAGGACGACCCAGACTTGGTTCCCGCCTCGCACCCTCGCTTTTGTGAGGCCATTAAGACTGATGCGGCAGCTTACACCGCCCTGTTCACCAGAACTTTTCAGAACAAAACCTTCCACGTGTACAGACTGAAGAAGAAATGTAAGAAAAGTGCCAAGAGCCTCGGCGAGCCCGACGTGACCCCGTAG